A section of the Oncorhynchus tshawytscha isolate Ot180627B linkage group LG09, Otsh_v2.0, whole genome shotgun sequence genome encodes:
- the si:dkey-185m8.2 gene encoding trichohyalin: MESQGEGYPPFSVSTGGDESMQGVMQREVNPSTSAPPLPELRLVLLGRKGTGKSSAANTILGGIGGFESGRPTEECSKKRADLTRRRVTVVDTPGWEWYYPLNSTPDWVRRETLRSMSLCSPGPHVILLVIRSCASVTESYRKQIEEHLESLGEGVLDHTMLLFTRGDELGVVPMEQRILTGGAAFQQLLRRCGNRYHVLDNRSRGDGTQVRELLRKMVEMVENKGGHFGADPALLRLEADGRRRARERRKRQRQMEAQTQRGTIRAVLMTDAGSQGSDWDGKQPFSKGTRRLPELRLVLLGERETGKSSAGNTILGGGGEGAGFFQTGRVTEECTRCQAEVAMRLVTVVDTPGWEGGVAGPTPERVKREMVWGSVSLCPPGPHAVLLTLRVDTLVSSTPVREHLELLGEEVWRHAVLLFTHGDQLREGVGIEQHIQSGGRDLKWLVEKCGSRYHVISNVNGRGDAAQVSGLLEKVEKMVAGNRCEAFSSLVQEVSDLTRQRNEKFNQRLKEVGDKMQRQEMELKRMREREVKSIRWFFDRKKKVKSPGKSGVEKEEDGGEEEEEKRSDGRKNEMGELEERIRWLTEDKEREIQDLGAENYRFIAALDQRSREREEIVIKLEEREREIDELKERVDEQQVKLLDLERVIGEKERDKKEREEEFRGKHQEWRREAEDLKVRIALEEKEKEEWIGRGKTSQNEMYESKQLYEERLLQYEEEMQRKLHEKEEEMERKLHEKAEEMEGERLLSETRETERRDEQRKRDEREKKEMSKLKEIIEKKNKEITDTQQLVTEKEKEIVEVRARSVDNVKENERLKENNEQKESEVVAMQRQHTEDKSRRDAEAMDKLRGKEVELNNLIQKDGENKRELVRLRQTIKQTKTELENLTAAMEKERMNMIQEYEKEIKTKEEEMRLMLEDHESAVSQLQKKEAESRRNISGMTECLRDSQGKVEVLQELNVKLKKEIDNLRKKCQEYEEDQGVQRTERESREADIRELLCGYEEQLKHKDREIHHVMEERNLEVAALKQTNDQRQKELENMKEGEEVREKQVEEIRGCYEKNLRERQNELKQTAEEKEQELEKRGRVYDEKEREQARSKDVLDNRGRELDTKDAELVKREEVLVKGEEGLVKRGKELVKEEEGLVKRGKELVKGKEELVKGEEALVKGEEKLVKGEEELVKREEVLVKREEVLVKGEEELVKREEVLLKREEVLVKREEVLVKREEMLVKGEENLVQGEEELFKREEGLVKGEEELMKREEELLKRQEGLVKGEEERVKREEELVKREELLVKGEEKLVKREENLAKGEEELFKREEELVKGEEELMKREEELVKGKDELFEREEELVKGEEELVKREEELFEREEELVKGEEELLKREEELFKREEELVKGEEKLVKRKEELVKGEEGLVKRQEEQVKRKEELVKRQEELGKGEEGLVKRQEEQVKGEEKLMKREEELFKREEVQVKKEEKLVKRQEQLVKGEEKLVNRDKMLVKGEEELEKREGELVKGEEELVKKEEELEKREGELVKREEELVKREEELVKREGELVKRKEELVKRDEELEGRRREVKNWEEDLETRQKGQEEQKQELWSREKCLKRKEEESESKEQNICSKEQDVEKIEKELQNRKNQLDSREYDLKTSEENIKKIELDLENLQRQQDSRQLELDERENEQGSGKIEHQNQREDLEKRERELRAREHDLRCGEQGLENQEEDMNNRQHDMDKRQEELENIQQDLEKRELHLENREEEIQKHRQALEKREKEIKDSKQGLENREHHLKNGEQELLKWRTELEIQGKHMSNRSQGMEKLEREVENHQQELRNREEGFEDKMQELRNWEQRLERLETELERREHEQRNTNNGFEEKEQEVNHFEKDPDGRDYDVEIREPNGLIPSHEAQGGDVCGMTTRCDNVTLEGIEDSHMMYQEVGVVEKEGRELQGKEPERSGSITDREDQTMMECASSTILNNNSQFERMAAPEDKEEARQNLEEQTKEEIEEEGDEERNREHPKQEGDLQNTGKECLLLKRGSQDEIWPEECKKRGRICEEEDEEDNYKEIEDVNVISDLKLTLSPGPSVENTKRIQRSELRLVLLGETWSSRHPAGYTILGREASHPGESISMPWRGQIAGRQVSVVEPLGLKWRNGPDGNTSVTTDPTQFQNIFHSVSLSHPGPHAILLVLPAYLSFTQKYRRAVEHHMSVLGEDIWRRTMVLFTWGEALGESAEQHILRNGDLQWLVGQCGGRYHILASRKNNSQTAELMEKIEEMVAGNYQCNGD, from the exons atggAGTCACAGGGCGAAGGTTACCCTCCCTTTTCGGTCTCAACTGGTGGTG aTGAGAGTATGCAAGGTGTTATGCAGAGAGAGGTGAACCCCTCAACTAGTGCTCCCCCTCTTCCAGAACTTAGGCTAGTCCTGCTGGGAAGGAAAGGAACAGGGAAGAGCTCTGCAGCCAATACCATCCTGGGAGGAATAGGGGGGTTTGAGAGCGGCAGACCAACCGAGGAGTGCTCGAAAAAGCGAGCCGATCTAACCAGGAGACGAGTCACCGTGGTAGACACCCCTGGCTGGGAATGGTACTACCCGCTCAACAGCACCCCCGACTGGGTCCGGAGAGAGACGTTGCGCAGCATGTCCCTGTGCTCCCCCGGACCTCACGTTATCCTGCTAGTGATACGTTCCTGCGCCTCGGTAACCGAGTCCTACAGGAAGCAAATAGAGGAGCACCTGGAGTCCCTGGGGGAAGGGGTGTTGGACCATACCATGTTGCTGTTCACCAGGGGGGACGAGCTGGGTGTGGTGCCCATGGAGCAGAGGATCCTGACGGGTGGGGCTGCCTTCCAGCAGCTGCTACGGAGGTGTGGGAACAG GTACCATGTCCTGGACAATAGGAGCCGGGGAGATGGAACTCAGGTAAGGGAGCTACTGAGGAAgatggtggagatggtggagaaCAAGGGAGGACATTTTGGGGCAGATCCTGCCCTCCTGAGGTTGGAGGCAGAcgggaggaggagagcgagggaacggaggaagaggcagagacagatgGAGGCCCAGACTCAGAGGGGTACCATCCGAGCTGTGCTTATGA CTGACGCTGGATCCCAGGGCTCTGATTGGGATGGGAAACAACCATTCTCTAAGGGTACTCGTCGTCTCCCAGAGCTGAGACTGGTcctcctgggagagagagagactgggaagaGCTCGGCTGGGAACACCATActgggtggaggtggagaaggagcagGGTTCTTCCAGACTGGGAGAGTGACGGAGGAGTGCACCCGGTGCCAGGCAGAG GTAGCCATGAGGCTGGTGACCGTAGTGGACACCCCCGGTTGGGAAGGTGGAGTAGCAGGCCCCACCCCAGAGAGGGTAAAGCGGGAGATGGTGTGGGGTAGCGTGTCCCTGTGTCCCCCGGGACCCCACGCTGTGCTCCTCACCCTGAGGGTGGACACCCTGGTCAGTTCCACACCTGTAAGAGAACACCTGGAGCTCCTGGGGGAAGAGGTCTGGAGGCATGCTGtcctcctgttcacccatggGGACCAGCTGAGGGAGGGGGTGGGCATTGAGCAGCACATCCAAAGTGGAGGGAGGGACCTTAAGTGGCTGGTGGAGAAGTGTGGGAGCAG GTACCACGTCATCAGTAATGTGAATGGGCGTGGGGACGCCGCTCAGGTGTCTGGCCTGCTGGAGAAGGTAGAGAAGATGGTGGCCGGGAACAGGTGCGAGGCCTTCTCGTCGCTAGTGCAGGAGGTCAGCGACCTCACCAGACAGAGGAACGAGAAATTCAACCAGCGTCTCAAAGAGGTTGGTGACAAGATGCAGCGTCAGGAGATGGAGCTcaagaggatgagggagagggaggtcaaAAGCATCCGCTGGTTTTTCGATCGGAAGAAGAAAGTTAAATCTCCGGGGAAGTCAGGCGTGGaaaaagaggaggatggaggggaggaggaggaggagaaaaggagtgATGGGAGGAAGAACGAAATGGGCGAACTAGAGGAGAGGATTCGGTGGCTGACggaggataaggagagagagattcaggatCTGGGCGCGGAAAACTACAGATTCATCGCTGCGCTCGATCAGAGAAGCAGGGAGCGAGAGGAGATAGTCATcaagctagaggagagagagagagagattgacgaGCTGAAAGAGCGAGTTGACGAGCAGCAAGTGAAACTGCTCGACCTTGAGCGTGTCATCGGGGAGAAAGAACGAGataaaaaagagagggaggaagagtttAGAGGGAAGCatcaggaatggaggagggaaGCAGAGGATTTGAAAGTCAGGATAGCCCTGGAAGAAAAGGAAAAAGAGGAATGGATAGGAAGAGGAAAAACGTCACAGAACGAGATGTATGAGTCAAAACAGTTGTATGAGGAGAGACTTTTACAGTATGAGGAAGAGATGCAGAGAAAACTGCATGaaaaagaggaagagatggagagaaaactgCATGAAAAAGcagaagagatggaaggagagagactgcTATCTGAGACAAGGGAAACAGAAAGGAGGGATGagcaaagaaagagagatgaaagggaaaagaaagagatgagcaagctgaaagaaatcattgaaaagaaaaataaagaaataactgATACACAGCAATTGGTtacagagaaagaaaaagagattgTGGAAGTGAGGGCGAGATCCGTTGACAACGTGAAAGAAAATGAGCGGCTGAAAGAAAACAATGAACAGAAGGAGTCTGAGGTGGTGGCAATGCAACGGCAACACACAGAGGACAAAAGTAGGAGAGATGCCGAGGCAATGGATAAGTTACGAGGGAAAGAAGTGGAGCTCAACAACTTAATACAAAAGGACGGGGAAAATAAGAGAGAACTCGTCCGTTTAAGGCAAAccattaaacaaacaaaaacagaactggaAAACTTAACTGCCGCGATGGAGAAGGAAAGGATGAACATGATACAGGAATATGAAAAGGAAATCAAGACgaaggaagaggagatgaggTTGATGTTAGAAGACCACGAAAGTGCTGTCAGCCAACTGCAGAAAAAGGAGGCAGAAAGTAGAAGGAACATTTCAGGCATGACAGAATGCTTAAGGGACAGCCAGGGGAAGGTTGAGGTACTGCAGGAGCTGAACGTGAAATTGAAGAAAGAGATTGACAACCTCAGGAAGAAGTGTCAGGAGTATGAGGAGGACCAGGGGGTTCAGAGGAccgagagggagagcagggaggctGACATCAGAGAGCTGCTCTGTGGATATGAAGAGCAgttaaaacacaaagacagggaaATCCACCATGTTATGGAAGAGCGGAACCTGGAGGTTGCTGCGTTGAAACAGACAAACGACCAGAGACAGAAGGAGCTGGAGAATATGAAagaaggggaggaggtgagagagaaacaggtggAGGAGATAAGAGGGTGCTATGAGAAGAATCTGAGAGAAAGGCAGAATGAGCTGAAACAGACAGCTGAGGAAAAGGAGCAAGAGCTTGAGAAAagggggagagtgtatgatgagAAGGAGCGAGAACAAGCGAGAAGTAAAGACGTGCTGGATAACAGAGGGCGTGAACTTGACACAAAAGATGCAGAGCTAGTGAAAAGAGAAGAAGTGCtagtgaaaggagaggaagggctagtgaaaagagggaaagagctagtgaaagaagaggaagggcTAGTGAAAAGAGGGAAAGAGCTAGTGAAAGGAAAGGAAGAGCTAGTAAAAGGAGAAGAAGCCctagtgaaaggagaggaaaagctagtgaaaggagaggaagagctaGTGAAAAGAGAGGAAGTGCTAGTGAAAAGAGAGGAAGTGCTagtaaaaggagaggaagagctaGTGAAAAGAGAGGAAGTGCTACTGAAAAGAGAAGAAGTGCTAGTTAAAAGAGAGGAAGTGCTAGTGAAAAGAGAGGAAATGctagtgaaaggagaggaaaatcTAGTGCAAGGAGAGGAAGAGCTATTCAAAAGAGAAGAAGGATtagtgaaaggagaggaagagctaatgaaaagagaggaagagctaCTGAAAAGACAGGAAGGGCtagtgaaaggagaggaagaacgagtgaaaagagaggaagagctaGTCAAACGAGAGGAATTGCTAGTAAAAGGAGAGGAAAAGCTAGTGAAGAGAGAGGAAAATCTAGcgaaaggagaggaagagctcTTCAAAAGAGAAGAAGAATTAGTGAAAGGTGAGGAAGAGCtaatgaaaagagaggaagagctaGTGAAAGGAAAGGATGAGCTATTCGAAAGAGAAGAAGAATtagtgaaaggagaggaagagctagtgaaaagagaggaagagctattcgaaagagaagaagaattagtgaaaggagaggaagagctattgaaaagagaggaagagctaTTCAAAAGAGAAGAAGAAttagtgaaaggagaggaaaagcTAGTGAAAAGAAAGGAAGAGCTAGTGAAAGGAGAAGAAGGGCTAGTGAAAAGACAGGAAGAGCAAGTGAAAAGAAAGGAAGAGCTAGTGAAAAGACAGGAAGAGCTAGGAAAAGGAGAAGAAGGGCTAGTGAAAAGACAGGAAGAGcaagtgaaaggagaggaaaagctaatgaaaagagaggaagagctaTTCAAAAGAGAGGAAGTGCAAGTTAAAAAAGAGGAAAAGCTAGTGAAAAGACAAGAACAGctagtgaaaggagaggaaaagcTAGTGAATAGAGATAAAATGCtagtgaaaggagaggaagaacttgagaaaagagagggagagctagtgaaaggagaggaagagctaGTGAAAAAAGAGGAAGAActtgagaaaagagagggagagctagtgaaaagagaggaagagctagtgaaaagagaggaagagctagtgaaaagagagggagagcttgTGAAAAGAAAGGAAGAGCTAGTGAAAAGAGACGAAGAGTTGGAAGGTAGAAGACGAGAAGTAAAGAACTGGGAGGAAGATCTTGAAACAAGACAGAAAGGACAAGAAGAACAGAAACAGGAGTTGTGGAGCAGAGAAAAATGCTTGAAAAGAAAGGAAGAAGAGTCTGAAAGCAAAGAACAAAACATCTGCAGCAAGGAGCAAGATGTGGAGAAAATAGAAAAAGAGCTGCAAAACAGAAAGAACCAACTTGATAGTAGGGAATATGATTTAAAGACTTCGGAAGAAAATATTAAGAAAATAGAGCTGGATCTAGAAAACCTGCAGCGACAACAGGACAGCCGTCAACTAGAGCTGGATGAAAGGGAAAATGAACAAGGGAGTGGGAAGATAGAACATCAGAACCAGAGAGAGGAtctggaaaaaagagagagagaactgagggcCAGAGAACATGATTTGAGATGTGGAGAACAAGGGTTGGAAAACCAGGAAGAGGATATGAACAACCGACAGCACGACATGGACAAAAGACAAGAAGAATTGGAAAATATACAACAAGACCTTGAGAAAAGGGAGCTTCACCTggagaatagagaagaagaaATACAGAAGCACAGACAAGCTctggaaaaaagagagaaagagatcaaaGACAGCAAACAAGGACTtgaaaacagagaacaccatttGAAGAATGGAGAGCAAGAGTTACTGAAATGGAGAACAGAGTTAGAAATTCAAGGGAAACATATGAGCAACAGGAGCCAAGGCATGGAaaagctggagagagaggtggaaaaccATCAACAAGAGCTAAGGAACAGAGAGGAAGGTTTTGAAGACAAAATGCAAGAGTTGAGGAATTGGGAGCAGCGTCTAGAAAGACTTGAAACagaactagagaggagagagcatgaaCAGAGGAATACGAATAATGGATTCGAGGAAAAGGAGCAAGAAGTTAACCATTTTGAAAAAGATCCGGATGGCAGAGATTATGACGTGGAGATCAGAGAGCCTAACGGATTGATACCAAGCCATGAAGCACAAGGAGGAGATGTCTGTGGCATGACAACAAGATGTGATAATGTGACACTAGAGGGTATAGAGGATTCCCATATGATGTACCAGGAAGTAGGAGTGGTGGAGAAAGAAGGACGGGAACTGCAGGGAAAAGAACCAGAGAGGAGTGGAAGCATCACAGACCGGGAAGATCAGACGATGATGGAATGTGCCTCGTCTACAATCTTAAACAATAACAGTCAGTTTGAAAGAATGGCAGCGCCAGAAGACAAAGAGGAGGCTAGACAGAATCTGGAAGAACAGACGAAAGAGGAGATAGAagaagagggagatgaggagagaaatagagagcatCCCAAACAGGAAGGGGATCTTCAGAACACAGGGAAGGAGTGTCTTCTGTTAAAAAGAGGGAGCCAGGATGAGATATGGCCGGAAGAATGTAAAAAGAGGGGGAGAATatgtgaagaggaggatgaggaggataaTTATAAGGAAATTGAAGATGTAAACGTTATCTCAGACTTAAAGTTAACTCTAAGTCCAGGCCCCAGTGTGGAAAACACTAAACGCATCCAAAGGTCTGAGCTGAGGCTGGTACTGTTAGGGGAGACTTGGTCCTCCCGTCACCCAGCAGGGTACACAATCCTGGGCAGAGAGGCCTCACACCCAGGTGAGTCCATCTCGATGCCATGGCGGGGACAAATCGCTGGAAGACAGGTCAGTGTGGTAGAACCACTTGGGCTAAAGTGGCGTAACGGACCAGACGGCAACACCTCCGTCACCACAGACCCAACACAGTTCCAGAACATCTTCCATAGTGTTTCCCTGTCCCACCCAGGTCCCCACGCGATCCTCCTGGTCCTACCAGCCTACCTGTCATTCACACAGAAGTATCGGAGAGCGGTGGAACACCATATGAGTGTGCTCGGGGAAGATATTTGGCGTCGCACTATGGTGCTGTTCACGTGGGGGGAAGCTTTAGGGGAGAGTGCGGAGCAGCACATATTGAGGAATGGGGACCTCCAGTGGCTCGTGGGACAATGCGGCGGTAGATACCATATTCTGGCCAGCAGGAAGAACAACTCTCAAACAGCAGAGCTAATGGAGAAGATAGAGGAGATGGTGGCAGGAAACTATCAATGTAATGGAGACTGA